The following proteins are encoded in a genomic region of Mycobacterium kiyosense:
- a CDS encoding DNA-binding protein, translated as MITLDRLVNVLGGYGVRLRWSSVPRSTELRSVVIHEAGPASPGFGDLLLAIDAASSAEAMQWAAAAHAVVVLTRDLDEPIDDGWAGAVLVLDQAVSWSEVAAVVYGLVLEGRETESGRGPTDLFALADSLADATGAAVTIEDPLLRVLAYSRRHNADSARVATILERQAPAELRALFEARGVLAHLAARDEPLFIDPAPEHGLVGRMVVAARSGREILGSVWVACPAPLSGAQRTALAEGAHTVALHLLRSRASADLERQVESDLVIRLLEGTIDAATVVSRLGLPPGPLRVIALHATIGASRDAALLLAFDRATTGFGWSRPGRSALIRNTIYTLLPGEQADGARRWISGLRAALPADAVVSAGISAPAEPADLVAARQEADECLALQEAAAPGSAPPVYDESWDEVLLQRLRTAARAGRSPERGPVVELRAHDRAHGTEYVATLRAWLEAQGDPAGAGERLGVHENTVRYRLRKMAEITALQLDDARKRLAMTIELAATDPD; from the coding sequence ATGATCACCTTGGACCGGCTGGTCAACGTCCTGGGTGGCTACGGCGTCCGGCTGCGCTGGTCGTCGGTGCCGCGCTCCACCGAGCTGCGCAGCGTGGTGATCCACGAAGCGGGCCCGGCCAGTCCCGGGTTCGGCGACCTGCTGCTGGCAATCGATGCGGCCTCGTCGGCCGAAGCGATGCAATGGGCGGCCGCGGCGCACGCCGTCGTCGTGCTTACCCGGGACCTCGACGAGCCCATTGACGACGGCTGGGCCGGTGCGGTGCTGGTGCTCGACCAAGCCGTGTCGTGGAGTGAGGTCGCCGCCGTGGTCTATGGGCTGGTGCTCGAGGGCCGCGAAACCGAGTCCGGGCGCGGTCCCACCGACCTGTTCGCGTTGGCCGACAGCCTGGCCGATGCGACCGGCGCGGCGGTGACGATCGAAGATCCGTTGCTGCGGGTGCTGGCGTATTCGCGGCGGCACAACGCCGATTCGGCCCGGGTGGCCACCATTCTGGAGCGGCAGGCGCCGGCCGAGCTGCGCGCACTGTTCGAGGCGCGGGGTGTGCTCGCGCACCTCGCGGCCCGCGACGAGCCGCTGTTCATCGACCCGGCACCCGAACACGGACTGGTGGGTCGGATGGTCGTGGCAGCCCGCTCCGGCCGGGAGATCCTGGGCTCGGTGTGGGTGGCCTGCCCGGCTCCGTTGAGCGGTGCCCAGCGCACCGCGCTGGCCGAGGGCGCCCACACCGTGGCGCTGCACCTGTTGCGCTCCCGGGCCAGCGCGGACCTGGAACGCCAGGTCGAATCCGATCTGGTGATCCGGTTGCTGGAGGGCACCATCGACGCCGCGACGGTGGTGAGCAGGCTGGGACTGCCGCCCGGCCCGCTCCGGGTGATCGCGCTGCACGCCACGATCGGGGCGTCCCGCGATGCCGCGCTGCTGCTGGCGTTCGACCGTGCCACCACCGGGTTCGGCTGGTCGCGACCGGGACGAAGCGCGTTGATCCGCAACACCATCTACACACTGCTGCCCGGCGAACAGGCCGACGGCGCGCGGCGCTGGATCAGCGGGCTGCGGGCCGCGCTGCCCGCGGACGCGGTGGTGTCGGCCGGCATCAGCGCGCCGGCCGAGCCGGCCGACCTGGTCGCCGCCCGTCAGGAGGCTGACGAGTGCCTGGCGCTGCAGGAGGCCGCAGCGCCGGGATCGGCGCCGCCGGTGTACGACGAGTCCTGGGACGAGGTGCTGCTGCAACGGCTGCGGACCGCCGCGCGGGCGGGCCGGTCGCCGGAGCGGGGCCCGGTGGTGGAGCTGCGGGCGCACGACCGCGCTCACGGCACCGAATACGTAGCCACGCTGCGGGCGTGGCTGGAGGCCCAGGGCGACCCGGCCGGGGCGGGTGAGCGACTCGGCGTCCACGAGAACACGGTGCGTTACCGGCTGCGGAAGATGGCCGAGATCACCGCGCTGCAGCTGGACGACGCCCGCAAGCGGTTGGCGATGACGATCGAGCTGGCGGCGACCGACCCCGATTGA
- a CDS encoding transcription elongation factor GreA, which yields MTGRAWISRQAYERLQQRLSSLRKQSASGPDPDDAQLQIQRIHDLMLTTVAGDDPPDDGIAEPGMVVTVRFEDSGDVETFLLGVRGAEHGDIEVYSTRSPLGAAIVGAAPDEQRTYRLPSGEQLTVTLLAAVPYGVHEAELPA from the coding sequence ATGACCGGGCGGGCATGGATTTCCAGGCAGGCGTACGAACGGCTGCAGCAGCGACTGTCCTCGTTGCGCAAACAGTCGGCGTCGGGCCCCGATCCCGACGACGCGCAACTGCAGATCCAGCGGATCCACGACCTCATGCTCACCACCGTCGCCGGTGACGACCCACCCGACGACGGCATTGCCGAACCGGGCATGGTGGTGACCGTCCGCTTCGAGGACAGCGGTGACGTCGAGACGTTCCTGCTGGGGGTGCGCGGCGCCGAGCACGGCGACATCGAGGTCTACTCGACCCGGTCTCCGTTGGGTGCCGCGATCGTGGGCGCAGCACCTGACGAGCAGCGGACTTACCGCTTGCCCAGCGGTGAACAGTTGACTGTCACCCTGCTCGCCGCCGTTCCGTATGGCGTGCATGAGGCCGAACTCCCGGCCTGA
- the nusB gene encoding N utilization substance protein B, with amino-acid sequence MPDGERKPDKPAPKSTRPVKGRHQARKRAVDLLFEAEARGLSPAEMVDVRTELAAANPDVAQLHPYTIAVARGVAEHAAHIDELISAHLQAWTLDRLPAVDRAVLRVAVWELLYAEDVPEPVAVDEAVELAKELSTDESPGFVNGVLGQVMLVTPQIRAAAQAVRGQSS; translated from the coding sequence ATGCCGGACGGGGAACGCAAGCCGGACAAACCGGCGCCGAAATCGACGCGTCCGGTCAAAGGGCGCCACCAGGCGCGTAAACGCGCCGTCGACCTGCTGTTCGAGGCCGAGGCGCGGGGCCTGAGCCCCGCCGAGATGGTCGACGTTCGCACCGAGCTGGCCGCGGCCAACCCCGATGTCGCCCAGCTGCACCCGTACACGATTGCGGTGGCCCGCGGTGTCGCCGAGCACGCCGCCCACATCGACGAGCTGATCAGCGCGCACCTGCAGGCCTGGACGCTGGACCGGTTGCCGGCCGTGGATCGTGCGGTGCTGCGCGTCGCGGTGTGGGAGTTGCTGTACGCCGAGGACGTGCCCGAGCCGGTCGCCGTCGACGAGGCCGTCGAGCTGGCCAAGGAGCTGTCCACCGACGAATCGCCGGGCTTCGTCAACGGCGTGCTGGGCCAGGTCATGCTGGTGACGCCGCAGATCAGGGCGGCCGCCCAGGCGGTGCGGGGGCAGTCCTCGTGA
- the efp gene encoding elongation factor P: MASTADFKNGLVLVIDGQLWTITEFQHVKPGKGPAFVRTKLKNVLSGKVVDKTYNAGVKVDTATVDRRDTTYLYRDGSDFVFMDSQDYEQHALPESLVGDAARFLLEGLPVQVAFHNGAPLYIELPVSVEMVVSHTEPGLQGDRSSAGTKPATVETGAEIQVPLFINAGDKLKVDTRDGSYLGRVNA, from the coding sequence GTGGCGAGCACTGCTGACTTCAAGAACGGACTTGTCCTGGTCATCGACGGGCAGCTGTGGACCATCACCGAGTTCCAGCACGTCAAGCCCGGCAAGGGGCCCGCGTTCGTGCGCACCAAGCTCAAGAACGTGCTGTCCGGCAAGGTCGTCGACAAGACCTACAACGCCGGGGTGAAGGTTGACACCGCCACCGTCGACCGCCGCGACACCACCTACCTGTACCGCGACGGCTCGGACTTCGTGTTCATGGACAGCCAGGACTACGAACAGCACGCGCTGCCCGAGTCGCTGGTCGGCGACGCCGCGCGGTTCCTGCTGGAGGGCCTGCCGGTGCAAGTGGCGTTCCACAACGGCGCCCCGCTGTACATCGAGCTGCCGGTCTCGGTCGAGATGGTGGTGTCGCACACCGAGCCCGGTCTGCAGGGCGACCGGTCCAGCGCGGGCACCAAGCCCGCCACCGTCGAGACGGGCGCGGAGATCCAGGTGCCGCTGTTCATCAACGCCGGCGACAAGCTGAAGGTGGACACCCGCGACGGCAGTTACCTGGGCCGGGTCAACGCCTGA
- the adi gene encoding amino acid decarboxylase: MNPDSAPKRRLRVSALAAVANPSYTRIDTWNLLDDACRHLAEVDLAGLDKTHDLAKVKRLMDRIAAYERYWLYPGAANLATFRAHLEMLSTVRLTEEVSQAVRLLSEYGDRTALFDITAPLADQELVAQAKQQQFYTVLLADDSPHNSPDSLAESLRALRNPADDIQFEILVAPSVEDAITAVALNGEIQAAIIRHDLPLRSRDRVPLMNTLLGANDDVPVSDRAHDWVECGEWIRELRPHIDLYLLTDESIAAGNEDEPDVYDRTFYRLNDVTDLHSTVIAGLRNRFSTPFFDALRAYAAAPVGQFHALPVARGASIFNSKSLQDMGEFYGRNIFMAETSTTSGGLDSLLDPHGNIKKAMDKAAITWNANHTYFVTNGTSTANKIVVQSLTRPGDIVLIDRNCHKSHHYGLVLAGAYPLYLDAYPLPQFAIYGAVPLSTIKKALLDLEEAGQLDKVRMLLLTNCIFDGVVYNPRQVMEEVLAIKPDICFLWDEAWYAFATAVPWARQRTAMVSAEHLEQRLASPEYRAEYRKWQASMQGVPRSEWVDRKLLPDPDRARVRVYATHSTHKSLSAFRQASMIHVRDQDFNARARDAFGEAFLTHTSTSPNQQLLASLDLARRQVDIEGFQLVRQVYDMALVFRHRVRKDRLISKWFRILDESDLVPQEYRASVSSYREVRQGALDEWNEAWRSDQFVLDPTRVTLFLGNTGMNGYDFREKILMDRFGIQINKTSINSVLLIFTIGVTWSSVHHLLDVLRRVAIDFDREKKAASTADWALHERRVEEITEDLPHLPDFSEFDVAFRPEGATSYGDTRSAFYAGYEESDREYVQIGTAGRRLAEGKTLVSTTFVVPYPPGFPVLVPGQVVSKEIIYFLAQLDVKEIHGYNHDLGLSVFTQEALARLEAKRSAVTSASSNGNGSGPATGAEQTLVANEHTVPVN, encoded by the coding sequence ATGAACCCAGACAGCGCCCCCAAGCGACGACTTCGAGTCTCCGCGCTGGCCGCGGTGGCCAACCCGTCGTACACGCGCATCGACACGTGGAACCTGCTCGACGACGCCTGCCGTCATCTCGCCGAGGTCGACCTGGCGGGCTTGGACAAGACCCACGACCTGGCCAAGGTGAAGCGGCTGATGGACCGCATCGCCGCCTACGAGCGGTACTGGCTGTATCCGGGGGCGGCGAACCTGGCGACCTTCCGCGCTCATCTGGAGATGTTGTCCACGGTGCGGCTCACCGAGGAGGTGTCGCAGGCCGTGCGGCTGCTGTCCGAATACGGTGACCGCACTGCGCTTTTCGACATCACCGCACCACTGGCCGACCAGGAGCTGGTGGCGCAGGCCAAGCAGCAGCAGTTCTACACGGTGCTGCTGGCCGACGACTCGCCGCACAACTCGCCGGACTCGCTGGCCGAGAGCCTGCGAGCGTTGCGCAACCCGGCCGACGACATCCAGTTCGAGATTCTGGTGGCTCCCAGTGTCGAAGACGCGATCACCGCGGTGGCGCTCAACGGCGAGATTCAGGCCGCGATCATCCGCCACGACCTGCCGCTGCGCTCGCGTGACCGGGTGCCGCTGATGAACACGCTGCTGGGCGCCAACGACGACGTCCCGGTGTCCGACCGCGCGCACGACTGGGTCGAATGCGGCGAGTGGATCCGCGAGCTGCGTCCGCACATCGACCTGTACCTGCTGACCGACGAGTCGATCGCGGCGGGCAACGAGGACGAACCCGACGTCTACGACCGCACCTTCTACCGCCTCAACGACGTCACCGATTTGCACAGCACGGTCATCGCCGGTCTGCGAAACCGGTTCTCCACACCGTTTTTCGATGCGTTGCGGGCCTACGCGGCCGCGCCGGTCGGTCAGTTCCACGCACTGCCCGTCGCGCGCGGCGCGTCTATCTTCAACTCCAAGTCACTGCAGGACATGGGCGAGTTCTACGGCCGCAACATCTTCATGGCCGAGACGTCCACCACCTCCGGTGGGCTCGATTCACTGCTCGACCCGCACGGCAACATCAAGAAAGCGATGGACAAGGCGGCGATCACCTGGAACGCCAACCACACCTACTTCGTCACCAACGGGACCTCCACCGCCAACAAGATCGTGGTGCAGTCGCTGACCCGCCCGGGCGACATCGTGCTGATCGACCGCAACTGCCACAAGTCACACCACTACGGCCTGGTGCTGGCCGGTGCCTACCCGCTGTATCTGGACGCCTATCCGCTGCCGCAGTTCGCCATCTACGGAGCGGTGCCGCTGAGCACCATCAAGAAGGCGCTGCTGGACCTCGAGGAGGCCGGGCAGCTGGACAAGGTGCGGATGCTGCTGCTCACCAACTGCATCTTCGACGGGGTCGTCTACAACCCGCGGCAGGTGATGGAGGAGGTGCTGGCGATCAAGCCGGACATCTGCTTTCTGTGGGACGAGGCGTGGTACGCGTTCGCCACCGCCGTGCCGTGGGCCCGGCAGCGGACGGCGATGGTGTCGGCCGAACACCTCGAGCAGCGCCTGGCCTCCCCGGAATACCGTGCGGAGTACCGCAAGTGGCAGGCCTCGATGCAAGGAGTGCCCCGCTCGGAGTGGGTCGATCGCAAGCTGTTGCCGGATCCCGATCGGGCCCGGGTGCGGGTGTATGCGACGCACTCCACGCACAAGTCGCTGTCGGCGTTCCGGCAGGCGTCGATGATCCACGTCCGCGACCAGGACTTCAACGCTCGCGCCCGCGACGCGTTCGGCGAGGCGTTCCTCACGCACACCTCCACCTCGCCGAACCAGCAGCTGCTGGCCTCACTTGACCTGGCTCGTCGCCAGGTCGACATCGAGGGGTTCCAGCTGGTCCGCCAGGTCTACGACATGGCCCTGGTGTTCCGGCACCGGGTCCGTAAAGACCGGTTGATCAGCAAGTGGTTCCGCATCCTCGACGAATCCGACCTGGTTCCGCAGGAGTACCGGGCGTCGGTCAGCTCGTACCGGGAGGTCCGGCAGGGCGCCCTGGACGAGTGGAACGAGGCCTGGCGGTCCGACCAGTTCGTGCTGGATCCCACCCGGGTCACGCTGTTCCTGGGCAACACCGGAATGAACGGTTACGACTTCCGCGAGAAGATCCTGATGGACCGGTTCGGTATCCAGATCAACAAGACGTCGATCAACAGCGTGCTGCTGATCTTCACCATCGGCGTTACCTGGTCGAGCGTGCATCACCTGCTCGACGTGTTGCGCCGGGTGGCCATCGACTTCGACCGGGAGAAGAAGGCCGCCAGCACCGCCGACTGGGCGCTGCACGAGCGCCGGGTCGAGGAGATCACCGAGGATCTGCCGCATCTGCCCGACTTCAGCGAGTTCGACGTCGCGTTCCGGCCGGAGGGGGCGACCAGCTATGGCGACACCCGCTCGGCGTTCTACGCCGGCTACGAGGAATCCGACCGTGAATACGTGCAGATCGGTACCGCCGGGCGTCGGCTCGCCGAGGGAAAGACGTTGGTGTCCACCACGTTTGTGGTGCCCTACCCGCCGGGTTTCCCGGTGCTGGTGCCGGGGCAGGTGGTCTCCAAGGAGATCATCTACTTCCTGGCTCAGCTCGACGTGAAGGAAATCCACGGCTACAACCACGATCTGGGATTGTCGGTGTTCACCCAGGAGGCGCTGGCCCGGCTGGAGGCCAAGCGCAGCGCGGTGACCAG
- a CDS encoding D-amino-acid dehydrogenase: MTPLLHRSWDITLAPLHLPTRPDPRLAKFLLQFAADCRRAPRMRALRANVPLNEECIEAFEVLVGNGVDVPVTDAPVTAVFRTAARAQHLLTELRELENAGQTIDVTSLAGAELREQVPLAADAVTAGLNVNGQRFVDPGRFVEALCRSVIERGATTRRLHIDGIGTSRTGVAVLPSRGLALEADVVVLATGALLSRLAGRRMRVPVRAGRGYSFTVPVDRPIPGPIYLPDARVACTPYRGQLRVAGTMEFRGPHEAGRPERVDAIVASVRPLLDGVRWEERSDLWVGARPVTPDGRPVIGEVGPGVYVAGGHGMWGFAHGPVTGRLLAEQITTGKQPQELREFDPLRKVGR, translated from the coding sequence GTGACGCCCCTTTTACACCGCTCCTGGGACATCACCCTTGCGCCGCTGCATCTTCCGACCCGACCGGATCCCAGGCTGGCGAAGTTCTTGCTGCAGTTCGCGGCCGACTGCCGGCGTGCGCCGCGGATGCGCGCCCTGCGGGCCAACGTGCCGCTGAACGAAGAATGCATCGAGGCGTTCGAGGTGCTCGTCGGCAACGGCGTCGACGTGCCGGTCACCGACGCGCCGGTGACCGCGGTCTTCCGCACCGCCGCGCGGGCGCAGCACCTGCTGACCGAGCTACGCGAACTCGAAAACGCCGGGCAGACAATCGATGTCACTTCCCTGGCGGGAGCCGAACTGCGCGAGCAGGTGCCGCTGGCGGCGGACGCGGTCACTGCCGGGCTCAACGTCAACGGGCAGCGCTTCGTCGACCCGGGCCGGTTCGTCGAGGCGCTGTGCCGTTCGGTGATCGAGCGGGGTGCGACCACCCGCAGGCTGCACATCGACGGCATCGGCACGTCGCGCACCGGTGTCGCGGTGCTGCCGAGCAGAGGCCTCGCACTCGAGGCGGACGTCGTCGTGCTGGCCACCGGCGCGCTGCTGTCGCGGCTGGCCGGCCGCCGGATGCGGGTGCCGGTGCGGGCCGGGCGCGGCTACTCGTTCACCGTGCCGGTCGACCGGCCGATCCCCGGTCCTATCTACCTGCCCGACGCGCGGGTGGCCTGCACGCCGTACCGCGGGCAGCTGCGCGTGGCAGGGACCATGGAATTCCGCGGCCCGCACGAAGCCGGCCGGCCCGAACGCGTGGACGCGATCGTCGCCTCGGTGCGCCCGTTGCTGGACGGCGTGCGCTGGGAGGAACGCAGCGACCTCTGGGTGGGGGCCCGCCCGGTCACCCCGGACGGCCGGCCGGTGATCGGCGAGGTCGGGCCGGGCGTCTATGTGGCCGGCGGGCACGGCATGTGGGGATTCGCGCACGGACCGGTCACCGGCCGGCTGCTGGCCGAGCAGATCACCACCGGCAAACAACCGCAGGAACTTCGCGAATTCGACCCGCTGCGCAAGGTGGGCCGCTAG